TCTGTAGTATGTTCTTTAGATGAACCAGTAGCTCCACCAATTCCGTCTCTTCCTGTTCTTCCACCTAAAAGTACTACGATATCTCCCGCTTCAGGTTTTTCACGAATAATATTTTCAGCTGGTGCAGCTCCTACAACAAGTCCTAATTCCATTCTTTTCGCTTTATAACCTTCATCATAAATTTCATTTACATGAGTTGTCGCAAGTCCAATTTGGTTTCCATAAGATGAAAATCCATGTGCAGCAGTTTTTGTAATAACTTTTTGAGGTAATTTACCTTTTATCGTGTCTTCAATTCTTTCAGTTGGATCTCCAGCTCCACTTATTCTAACTGCTTGATAAATAAAAGTTCTTCCTGATAATGGATCTCTAATTGCTCCACCTATACAAGTTGCAGCTCCTCCAAATGGTTCAATTTCTGTAGGGTGATTATGTGTTTCATTTTTAAATTGTAAAATCCATTTTTCTTCAGTTATTTCTGCTTTCCCATCTTCATTTATTCTTTCCACAGGAACATCAATGTAAATCGAACAAGCATTAATTTCATCAGAAACTTCTAAATCTGGAAGCGATCCATTTTTTCTTTGTTCTTTTCCAAAAACAGTTGCCAAATCCATTAAAGTCATTGGTCTTTTGGCTTCTCTTTCTTCATAAACATATTTTCTACTTTCAACATATTCATTTATTGCTTTATTAAATAAATCTCTATAAACTTCATTCTCAACTTTTATATCATCAATAATTGTTTCAAAAGTAGTATGTCTACAGTGATCAGACCAGTAAGTGTCAAGCACTCTTATTTCAGTTTCTGTAGGATCTCTTTTTTCTTCATTTTTAAAATATTCCTGAATGAATAGCAAGTCTTTTGCAGTCATTGCTAATTCTAAATCATTTCTCATTTTAATAATTTCTTCTTCGGTTTTTTGAGTAAATCCATCATAAACAATGACTTTATCTTTATTTGCAGTTTCTACATTTTCAGATAAAATATCCAGATTTTTCTCTCTTGCTTCTACATCGTTTATATAATATTTTTTAATTTCATTGAATTCTTCTGAAGAAATATCGCCGTACAAAACTATTAATTTTCCACTTTTTACATTGATATTGTTATCTTGGTCAATTAATAAATTTATACATTGAATTGCAGAATCCGCTCTTTGGTCGTATTGACCTGGTAAAAACTCAACAGAAAAATGCACTTCTTTTGAATTTTTATTTTTGTATGCGTCCAGACTCTCTTCCAATGATTTATAGACATTATCAACATTTACTTCCGAAAATACAGTCTTTTCCAATTTTTGCAAATCATTTTCACTTAAATTAAAAATATCATAAATGTTTAAAACTCTTACATCCAAAAGTCCATCCAGTCCGATATTTTCTTTTAAATCACTAAATAAATTTTGTGCTTCCACTCTAAAATCTTCTTTTTTTTCAACAAAGATTCTGTAATTCATTTTTTTCTCTCCTTACTTGTTTTTGTTTAAATTAACAACTTTTAAAATTTTTTTACAAAAAAAATCCAAGCAAACAAAAATGCTCAGATTTTAGTATATATTTTCTCCATAACAAAGTAGACAATATAATAATTTGTCTGATAATAAAATTTATCTTAATTGTTGCCATATTAATAAAAAAATTATTTTTCATTTTTTCCTCCAAATTAAAATTAATTTTTAAAATTTTTTCGGCAAAAAATTGTTATGAAATCCACTTTTTGTAAAAAAACCTCTATATAAAAAGTATAACAGATATTTCACTATTTTTCAAGAAAAAAAAACTTTAGATAATCTAAATATTTTTATTTTTTTAATTTATTTATTTTAATATATTCTTTTAATTCTTTTATTTTTTCATAACCAAAATTTAAAGAAAAATTTTATTTAAATAATTTGATTTTTAAATTTAAATATTGTAAAATATAAAGAAATACTGTTTTAGTAAATAAAAAAATAAAAAATTTAGGAGGTAAAAACAATGGCTACACCACATATCGGAGCAAACAAAGGAGATATTGCAGAAACTATACTATTACCAGGAGATCCGCTTAGAGCAAAATATATTGCAGAAACTTTTTTGGAGAATGTCGTTCAATATAACAATGTTCGTGGAATGTTGGGATTTACAGGGACTTATAAAGGAAAAAAAGTATCTGTTCAAGGGACTGGAATGGGAGTTCCTTCAATTGGAATTTATGCATATGAATTGATTGCAGAATTTGGAGTAAAAAATTTGATTAGAATTGGAACTGCTGGTTCTTATCAGGAAAATGTAAAAATAAGAGATGTTGTACTTGCCATGTCAGCTTCAACTGATTCAGCTATTAACAAACTTAGATTTAACGGAGCAGATTATGCACCGACTGCAAACGCCGAAATGCTTTTTAAAGCACACGAAATCGCTAAACAAAAAGGGCTTAATGTAAAAGCTGGAAATGTATTTACAAGTGACACTTTTTACGGAGATGACCCAAATGCTTGGAAAAAATGGGCAAAATTTGGAGTTTTATGTGTAGAAATGGAAACAGCTCAGCTTTATACAACTGCGGCTAAATTGGGAGCAAATGCATTAACTTTGCTTACAATAAGTGATTCGTTTATAACTCACGAAGTTACAAGTGCCGAAGAAAGACAGACTACTTTTAACGAAATGATTGAAGTTGCGCTTGAAACTGCCATACAATTATAAAAATAAAATAAAAAAAAATTGTGAGGAGAAAATTATTGGAATTTTATAAAAGATTAATCATAAAAATTTTGGAAAAAAGTTCAGTTGGCTCTGACAATAAACTTTTGGAAAAACTTAAAAGTGGCTACGATTTGACTCAAAAAGAAATGAGCGAATTAGAAGAGCTTTTGGAAAATATTTTATAATAAAGTTAAAAAGGTAGGGATTTAAAATGGAATTAGAAAATTTATATCCACAAAAAGTTTTTCACTATTTTAGTGAAATTTCAAAAATACCGAGAGGTTCAAAAAAAGAAAAAAAAATTAGCGATTATCTTGTAAATTTTGCAAAAGAGAGAAATCTTGAAGTTGTACAAGATAAAGCACTAAATGTTTTAATAAAAAAAGCAGCCACAAAAGGCTATGAAAACTTTTCTCCCCTAATTTTACAAGGACATATGGACATGGTCTGGGAAAAAAATAAAAATACCAACTTTGACTTTGAAAATTGTGGGATTGAACTTGT
This genomic stretch from Leptotrichia sp. oral taxon 218 harbors:
- the deoD gene encoding purine-nucleoside phosphorylase, with amino-acid sequence MATPHIGANKGDIAETILLPGDPLRAKYIAETFLENVVQYNNVRGMLGFTGTYKGKKVSVQGTGMGVPSIGIYAYELIAEFGVKNLIRIGTAGSYQENVKIRDVVLAMSASTDSAINKLRFNGADYAPTANAEMLFKAHEIAKQKGLNVKAGNVFTSDTFYGDDPNAWKKWAKFGVLCVEMETAQLYTTAAKLGANALTLLTISDSFITHEVTSAEERQTTFNEMIEVALETAIQL